The following coding sequences are from one Methanosarcina sp. WWM596 window:
- a CDS encoding DUF2149 domain-containing protein, producing MRKPRRYRRTGLLNDPDEQNPMTGVANLFDVAMVFSVALLVALVMSYHLPELLSSNENITIVKNPGAEDMKIIIKEEGKPIEVLNMTDNIGGGTGEALGTAYKLADGRVIYVPEDSEGNGTSSSTDTSASTGTSTSD from the coding sequence ATGCGAAAACCCAGACGGTACAGGCGAACCGGGCTTTTAAATGACCCCGATGAGCAAAACCCCATGACCGGGGTTGCCAATCTTTTTGACGTTGCAATGGTCTTTTCTGTAGCTTTACTAGTAGCTCTTGTGATGTCTTACCATCTTCCTGAGCTTCTGAGCTCGAATGAAAATATTACTATTGTAAAAAATCCCGGAGCTGAGGACATGAAGATAATCATCAAGGAAGAGGGGAAACCCATAGAAGTCCTGAACATGACCGATAACATTGGAGGGGGAACGGGTGAAGCCCTCGGGACAGCTTACAAGCTGGCTGACGGCAGGGTGATTTACGTGCCTGAAGATTCGGAGGGGAATGGTACATCTTCTTCAACGGACACATCCGCTTCAACCGGTACATCCACTTCAGATTAA
- a CDS encoding histidine kinase dimerization/phosphoacceptor domain -containing protein codes for MRYGNIDQKLMDGETLYRMIFDHSIDGIILTDPRDDGNILSANLAVCRMLGWTEEELVGKEHDAILDLQEPSLSALLDELILSGSARAQLTYRRKDGTTFLGEASMVFFMDCNGEPRTVSIIRDITERKQTEKSLYKAYETLEEKIKERTAELEEAYKSLLENKLSLSEAQRIAHIGNWEWNLLTDEVYCSDEIYRILQVHPQAPVSAHNDFLSYIDLDDRDFIYNSIQKALQGEPFSIEYRINLSDGEKRTVHSQGEVVFDEKGSPAQIRGVLQDITERKKAEEALERMDKIRIKEIHHRIKNNLQIISSLLDLQAEKFEDENIIEAFRESQNRVISMSLIHEELYKGEGTDTLDFSAYIQKLVESLFKTYKLSGKNFSLSMDMEEDIFFDMDTAIPLGITVNELVSNSLKHAFTGRDKGNILIKLCKEEISCNTHKSLFSLTISDDGKGLPEDLELKSAESLGLQLVNILVDQLDGKIELKRNNGTQVTIRFMVTENDNLIQSA; via the coding sequence ATGAGATACGGTAATATAGATCAGAAATTGATGGATGGTGAAACTCTCTACAGGATGATATTCGATCATAGCATAGATGGTATTATCCTGACCGATCCAAGAGACGATGGAAATATCCTATCAGCAAATCTTGCAGTTTGCCGTATGCTTGGATGGACGGAAGAAGAGCTTGTTGGCAAAGAACATGATGCAATTTTAGATCTGCAAGAACCGTCGCTATCAGCTTTATTAGATGAACTTATTCTCTCTGGGTCAGCAAGAGCTCAACTTACTTACAGGCGTAAGGACGGAACTACATTCCTTGGAGAGGCAAGCATGGTCTTTTTTATGGATTGCAACGGAGAGCCTCGAACGGTTTCTATCATCAGAGATATTACTGAGCGTAAGCAGACCGAAAAATCCCTCTATAAAGCATATGAAACTTTAGAAGAAAAAATTAAAGAACGTACAGCTGAACTTGAAGAGGCTTATAAATCATTGCTGGAAAATAAATTAAGTCTCAGTGAAGCTCAAAGAATAGCTCATATCGGGAACTGGGAATGGAATCTTCTGACTGATGAAGTCTACTGTTCGGACGAAATTTACAGAATACTCCAGGTTCATCCGCAGGCACCGGTTTCAGCTCATAATGATTTTTTGAGTTATATAGATCTGGATGACCGAGACTTTATATATAATTCTATTCAAAAAGCTTTGCAAGGAGAGCCCTTTAGTATTGAATATAGGATTAACTTATCTGATGGAGAAAAGCGTACAGTTCATTCGCAGGGAGAAGTTGTTTTTGATGAGAAAGGTAGCCCTGCTCAGATAAGAGGAGTCCTTCAGGATATAACTGAGCGCAAAAAAGCTGAAGAAGCTCTGGAAAGAATGGACAAAATTCGGATAAAAGAAATTCATCACAGAATCAAGAACAATTTGCAGATAATCTCTTCTCTGCTAGATCTTCAGGCAGAGAAATTCGAGGATGAAAACATTATAGAGGCTTTCAGGGAAAGTCAGAACCGGGTAATCTCAATGTCTCTCATCCATGAGGAACTTTATAAAGGTGAAGGGACTGATACACTGGATTTCTCGGCATACATTCAAAAATTAGTTGAAAGTCTTTTTAAGACTTACAAGCTTAGTGGCAAAAATTTCAGTCTGAGCATGGATATGGAAGAAGACATTTTTTTTGATATGGATACGGCTATCCCGTTAGGAATTACCGTTAATGAATTAGTTTCAAATTCTCTCAAACATGCATTTACGGGGAGAGATAAAGGGAATATCCTTATTAAACTCTGTAAGGAAGAAATAAGTTGCAACACACATAAATCCCTTTTCAGCCTGACAATTTCTGACGATGGAAAAGGACTTCCGGAGGATCTGGAATTAAAAAGTGCCGAGTCCCTTGGTTTGCAGTTAGTAAACATTCTCGTTGACCAGTTAGATGGAAAAATTGAACTTAAGAGAAATAATGGGACCCAGGTTACTATCAGATTTATGGTGACGGAAAATGATAATCTGATTCAGTCGGCTTAA
- a CDS encoding cobaltochelatase subunit CobN gives MEAVPITNGYNESTAHYLSRSRIFSEAPGNYDNGMEDTIAASDTWENESKLADLFVQHSPISMGKMYGVTGMKLCSQ, from the coding sequence ATGGAAGCTGTACCCATAACAAATGGTTACAATGAGAGCACAGCACATTATCTTTCAAGATCAAGGATCTTCAGTGAAGCACCCGGGAACTATGATAACGGAATGGAAGATACAATAGCAGCAAGCGATACCTGGGAGAATGAATCCAAACTTGCCGACCTGTTCGTTCAACATTCTCCTATATCTATGGGCAAGATGTATGGGGTGACGGGTATGAAGCTGTGTTCACAATGA